gtacccttatttgttttaattttttttaataaagaagACACTGAATGGAACAATAagaaatttatccatcattaattttaattagatgAACATCTATAAGCTTCGTTTTAATgataactagattagatcccgtgcatgcacgaattttgatattttttttttacaaaatatttaactgaatagcTCCCAAACTACTGTATAGTTATAATTTTtcttaacatactcgtttaaatttattcattcaatatgcatatttaaaatgctaatatgacaATTTGAccaaatattgagtgatatattttccataattaaatataacaatttgactaaaatattaccaatttagaataattattatcaCGTTGTATCTATtgttgccataatttataaactaaaatttgtttccatgcattattattttataaagaaaggtagagaataaaaataaaataaaacatatacacttttttgggaaattaatttttagcgggaaaaaatcgcaccagaaaTTGACGCGTGTCATTCttggtgtgtcttttagtatatagtaaataGATATTAGATTACAAACCGTGAATCACACGGATTCTATACTAgttaatataaaaattataatttcttAACCAACACGTGCTATGCACGTGCGTCTGACTAGTAATAATCCCGGCATTTCCCAGGTTCAAATACTCGTCCCTATGTATTTTTCTGTAAAAGATTTTTTTGtcgataaaaataaaaaggcgATAAAATTTTCAAGTGTAGACTCTCTTCCAACAAAATTGTCAAGTGTAAgagttttttctctctcctcccatctCAATCTGTATCAATCTCTCTGTTTCCCCAGACTCTAGACTTATCTCTGATTTTTAGGGTTCTAGCTTCTTCtctctcactctctctcctctccctccaATTTCTTCCTCATAATTATCCTTGTTCATCTTCACCGCCTCTAGTTTATCTGCGCGTTTGAAAATTCTCTTTGTCGGTAAGCATTTGACCTACCATTTCTATTAATTCTCTTCAATTCCTGTTTTTGTATGCTAATCCATGCAtttctttttaatttgattttttgttgattggaTTCGATTTCAGCTTTGTTTAATCTCTTATTTTAGGTTTTTGTTTTGGGTATttttcgtttttagggtttttctGGGTACGTTTGAATAAGGAACTCATAAAttattccttttttttgttggtTTAATTTTTACAGATAATtgtattgttaatttatgagGTCTATTATTTAGTTGACTATTGTAATATGATTTGTGAGTTTTCTGAGCTCGGATTTAGATTAGGGTTTTTCTTTCTTTAAATATTTCTGGAGGAGAGGGGTTTTTCATCGTTTTGTAGCTTAAATTGGTGATGTAAATGCTGTTAGTAGGATATCTGAGGTAGTTTGAAGCTATATCTCGCAATGAAAACTTGTTTAGGGTGATTATGCTGTTTTCTGGAATCAAAACATAGGCAGAATTGGGGTTTTCAGGGTATTAGGGTTCTTCTGCGAGCTAGGGTTTGAATGGGTGTATGTTTATAAGCATATATGTGGTTGGCTTGATACCGGAATTTCTATTGGCCCGCGTGCCAAAGTTAGGATTTTTTAGGTGGGATGCTATAATTCCTTATTCTAATAGTACATTGCCCGATTGCTTGTTTCTTCTACGTATATGTTTTCTGGATTTCCTTTTGGGGTGTATTGAATTGCTTTAACAGAGTAGATAATCTGAGTTTGCTTTCACATAATGCGAAGAGGGATATTTTTATGTGTGATTTATAGTACTCTGTAATATGATATTATCTGCGGCTTTAATATGGGACACCATGGTGGTAGATTACCAATACTTTATCTATACTTTTTAGGGATAGTAATCCAGTACTCCGTAGTATATTGACCTACTTTTAAAAATTCCCTAATTTTGGATGATTGTAGCATTTTAGCTTTTACATCCTTGTTTCTGTGTTTATCTAGATGTTCTTGCTGTTGGATGTATAATATATTTCCCCTTTTATACTTAGTGTGTGAGTGATGGATATATAATATATTTCCCTATTTTTGGATGATTTTAGTTTTTTAGCTTTTACATCCTTGTTTCTATGTTTATCTAGATGTTCTTGCCGTTGGATATATAATATATTTCCCCTTTTCTACTTAATGTGTGTGGGTGTTATTATAGTCGATGGAGATTATCTATCATTTGTCTGTGGCTCCATTTTGAGGAATGAAACCATGTTAATTTTTCTACGAGGTAAAATCACAATCTGTATGTAGTTTTGAACAATCTGTATGTATTTTGAACATGATATATAGTTGTCCAAGGGAAAAAAAAAGTGCAATTGCCCGTGGTGAATTGTGGCATCAAATTTATGTCCTTCAAAACCAAGTGCTGTAAAAATATTCCCCAGCTGATAAAACTTCcaattttgtatcttgtatacTATTACTTCATTGAGATGTAAGATCCCCCCCCTTCCCctcccctctttttttttttcctataaaAAGAATCTGTTGCTGTTGTTTTGGATGGAGATATCTAACCTGTTAAATCACGAACTGTGTAATCACTCCTGCATATATGTGGCGTCTGGCTACACCAGATTATGAGCTGGGTTTTATCCCGATTGTCCTTATTCTCCTAAAAATTGGCGAGTAAGCCAATTGAATTACATTTCTTAGTTGAATCGCTTTTGGAAATTCTTTAACAGAATATGTGTTTTGTTATAGAGACTGCAAGGTTATTGTGATAGTTATTTACGAACATTAGATGCTGCACATATATGTATGGTTAGTTATAATCCAGATCTTCGTACCGTTTGTAGGTTTCCTTTAGACACATGATCTTGTAAAGTTAGCATGCCTCTATTTAAACTTTAGATATACAGAGTAGTAAATAAGCAAGCCTCTTGCATATTGTTCTACGTAGGGGGATAGGGGTGTGTTTTTAATTCTCCTGAGCCGAAAATGGACTCATCATATGAATTTCCTCCCAATGTGTAGTCACAAGCACAATATCTGAATTTCTTGTAATTTGAATCCTGATCAAGCTACATTTAGACCACTAGATATTGTGTTTGTACAGGAGGTGGATAATGTATTATATCTTTTGCATTGCTGGTTTGCTGATGCAAGAACAAGCAACACTAAGAAAGTACAAGCGGTAGATTCTTGCATCTGTCATCAGAAAGCTGCCCTTGTTTGCAAGTCAGCTACGCTCATGGCTATGTTGTTGGAGAAATTTACCACTTATTTTGCATGGTATAAATTATAAACCGTACGGATATCTGCTCAGCCTTTCACCATTATTTCAGCCGTGAATAAAAAGAAGAAGGGGCAAAGATGATCGAATAAGCATCACAGAAAATAATGGAGAAACTGCTCTTATGTAAACCCACCAGTGTAATTTTATTATGTGAAAGGTTAAACTCAGTTCGATTTGATCTACCAACATATGGTCTTGTGTAACACAGTTATGGTTTCagtaaaaagaacaaatgaacaaAAGCTGAACACAAATTTAATGCCATTTCTAAAACAATCTATGAAAGGCGAACTCTCAAATAATGGTTATAAATACACCAAAAAAAAGATATGTAACTTCATAAGAAACTAGTTTTATAGATGATTGAAGTGTATAACTGAAAGAACAGTTTGCCAACTTTAAAGGCCAATGCGGGTCTGTTAGCCTTAGAGAGGTATGCATCCAAAATTTAAGAGGTTAGTAGTCTAAAGAATAGGTTTTCCGTAAGTTTATTCTAGAGAGCTGAAGTAAACTATGTTCAGAAACAGCTAAACAGGAAACAGACTAGACTGATTGCGACTTGCAAGGAATGCTTCCAATATTTTTAATGGGTTGAGATGCTCTAAGGCTATAGAGATCCTAAAGTCTTGGGGTTGGTGGAGATGTGAAGGTGCTTGCCGAAGTGTTGATTTTGATGTATAGAAGCTTTTCTTAGATCCCATATTTTCAATGTACGCGATGAAACTTGCTGAATCCTCTTGTTACAAACGCACCATGATACCATAATACAAAATAACATCTGAATTTATGGTTCCCTTTTCTCAATTTCTGAACAACAAAAGGAAATTAAGCCTTCCTGGGTTATTACTCTCAGAGTCTTATGCTCAGTGCATGGCATACGTTTATTATATGCTGTATGCTTCCCTCTCTTGTTCCGTATCATAAATCTTATAATACTCTCATGCTCTGCCAACTTGCAGAGAGAAGAGAAAGTGTGTtggaacacgtgaagcaaactTTGCGGATATGCAGCTTCCCCATGACATTGGTGGTTGCTAGTATGTTGTATTGGAGAGTATTTAAAGATATGTAGTTGATGGCTTTCAGCTATTGGGATTGTAGGAGTACGGCTGTACTTCAAGCCCTCATCCTCATGTTTACCACATGTGTGGTTATCCGTTATGTCTGTACATGCATAAAACTTTATTTACTTATTGTGATAGTTACTTTGAGCATTGGGAAGTCTCTTTCTATTTCCTATGGAATTTCAAATGTATGGTTTAACCTGTACTCTTTATTTGGAGTTGCATAGGAGTTTGGAACTTTCCCAAGGGCTGCAGCTCATTTCCATTGATGATGGTGATATATTGTGCTTAATCATTCTTTTGGCGTTCTTCAGAATGATTTTGTTTAACATATTTTGTATGTAATTGTTTTTACTGGATTATAATTACCGGCTAGCATGCAAAAAGGAACCTACATTCTTACTGTCTGCTTGTTTCTATATTTGTTTTGGAGTGCTCGCATGGCTAAAAAAGACGTTAACTGTAAAATCATTTTCTGTTGCCACGTGGGGGGTTGATGTGAATCCTTGCTTCCTATTCTTTTTTACAAGCAAGAgctttttgtgttttcttttaatttttatgtgtAGTTTTTGATACGCTAGATATTGTCTGTTAATGCTAGCTTTACAGTTTTTGTCTTTTGCACCTGTTAGGTGCTTGGTCTGTAGTTTGTCTAGCAGGTACCTGGTTTACTGCTTTAGGTATTTGTTTCAATCTGAATATTTTGTGAACTGAACTAAGAATAAAACATAGGCAAGGAAACAACTAATTGTGCATAAGTTAATTGGGGATGGAGCTGATGTAACCAAGTTAATCAAAGCAATAGATTGTGAATGCACCACTGGCGGTTCAATTCCCATTGTCCGCCCAAATGTTTTGCTGGCGAAGTTCTCATTAattctatttcattttttttgttgagcTTATTAATTTTTGCTTAATAAGTTGTTTACGCACCTATGTAGttctgataagtaatatgtttctGTATTTGCAGATTGCTCATCATCATTTCAGTGACATATTTGGGTTTACTTTGGTGAAGCACAAAATTGCAGATCTGCGTATATGCAAGTTCAATATGTTGAACACCCTTGTCTCTGGGCAGTTAGCTCTATCAACTTTGCCTGATAGTCAGATGAGTCATTTAAGTTCAATTATGAGCCGAGCTGATTCTTCGATGCCTGAAACATTTGAGGGAGCAATTGAACCTCTGAATAGCAAACTAACTTCAACAACATCTAGTAATTTGCATGAGCAGTCTATTCAGCCTAAATCAGGGCAATCAGAATTGTTGGCGCAAAATAAACGGAAACCAGCAACTGAGCCGATACCTGATAATTGGAGTCTGCAAAAGACGACTTCTAACAAGAGAGTTGCTCCAATGGTGTCAAACGCCAAGGGTCCTCATGTGTCATCAGCTTCAAATAAAAAGTCTCCTACAAACACATCAAGGACTAGTGCCTCTGCTAAAAAGGTGGTGCACCTGGATTCATTTGTGAATAGATCTCAGTCAACTGGTTCAAAGAAATATGCACAGCCCGAGGCATCTCCTAAAAGCCAGGGAGAGTCTTATGATTCTGTTAGGGCCAAGCTGAGGGAATCATTAGCTTCTGCGCTGGCCCTTGTTTCCCCAGATGGGAAGTTGAAGGCGGACAATGAGGTTGAAGCAAACACTTTAGAGGGTGTAAAAGAGCATAAACCTTTAGTTTGTGAATCAAGTGCTGGAGTTGCTAACAAAGGACTTATAAAGGTTCAAGAGTCTAGTATTTCTAGCATTCTTAGTGATGGGTGCAACGATGACAAGAAAGGATCTCCAGGAATTCATTCGAAAGAAATATTTATCGAGGACACTCAGACATGGAGCTTTATAGGGACAGAGTTCCAGTCTAATCCCATCTTATCTGGTGAAGATTCACTGTTTAGTGATGGCTTGTTTTTCAAAGATGACCTCTTGCAGGGGAATGGTCTTTCATGGGTTTCAGACCCTAATCCACATATTTCAGAACTAGACGAAGTTGAGAATATGCACGAGGATGTAAATTTTGATAAAACGGATAAAAAAATTCAGTCTCCAGAATCTCTTGCCTTAGAAATTGAAACAGagctttttaaattatttagtggtgtaaataagaaatataaagagaaaggaagatcaTTGTTATTCAACTTGAAAGATCATAATAACCCTGAGCTACGAGAAAGAGTTATGTCAGGTGAGATACCGCCTGATCGTCTGTGTTCAATGACAGCGGAGGAGCTTGCTTCGAAAGAACTTTCACAGTGGCGAATTGCGAAAGCAGAAGAACTTGATCAGATGAAAGTCCTTCCCGATTCTGATGTTAATATGAGGCGCTTGGTGAAGAAAACTCACAAAGGTGAATACCAAGTGGATTTTGACCTTGATACTGGTGTTTTGGAGGATGTATCACCCGACATAAGTGCGCCTTCTCGAAAACGCTCAAAGATCAATGGGTCTGATGCACGCTCTCCTAAATCCGAGGCAACCAAGGTAGAACAGTATGATCAGTGTGAGATTACTATTCCTAGTGATGGTGCCGATATGCAAGGACTTATGGTGGATGATTTGAAAGATCTCCCTCCTATTGTATCCTTGGATGAATTCATGGAGTCACTTAATAAAGAGCCGCCTTTTGAGAATCTACCGGTTGAATCTAGGGCAGCCGTTGAGATAGATAAGGAAAACTCAGAGGTGGGCTTTAAATCCAGGTCACCAGATCAGCCTTCAAAACAGCCTGTGACGACAGACGAAGTTGGAGTTGAAAGCAAAATTACAGATGCTGGTAAGAAATCAGCAGACAGTCAGAAGGGATTAGGTACAAAGACTGTTCATTTTCCCAAGGAAGAACATGTCTGGGAAGGACTACTGCAGCTTAATATTTCTTCCATGGCTAACTTTGTAGCCTTGCACAAAAGGTTGGCTTCTCATTCTGTTAAGCTGTTTTATTTGTCTATGTTGGTAACTCTTTCGTTGTTGTATTGCATTTACTTCCATCTGTTATTTGGCTGATTGTGTTTGCATGAAAACTTGTTTAACGCATTTTTCATATTTGGATATGAATATGGTAAAGATGATTACTAAATACTTCGTATGGTTCTTGCTCTGATAAATTTTCCAATTCTAAGATGTGCCTTTTGACCAATAGAAGCTGCTATTACAAACTTTTGGATGGTTCGTATCTTTGCAATCCATTGGATTAAAAGGGTGTATTGCAATTTTCTATATCTCGAGGGAGCTTTTGGAGTTGGGGGTTGGGGATAGGCAGTGGTAATTCCTCTGATGCGTTCTAGCTTTTATAGTACCCGAGGTGCTCTTGAATGTGGAGTTGGTTCTGAGCAATTTTCTATTTTGCACTTCAACTGGTCCtaattgttcttttatttttgttgttgttgcagtGGTGAAAAAGCCAATACCAAAGAGTGGGCAGGTTTCTTTGATATCAAGGGTCGTGTTAGGCTTGATGCATTTGATAAGTTCTTGCAAGCTCTTCCGATGTCCCGTAGCCGTTCCATTATGGTACTTTCTTTGTTCCTTTAGTTCCCTGAAGCTTACTCCTTTGTTTTGTTGGGAATTGCTTGTAATATTCATATTTTAAGTTGAAAGGTTTGTCTGTTGTCGAAGTTGCAAGATAAGCAGAAGTGTGTTTACCTCTTTTAGTTAAGACTTGTAGGGATAAGCTCATAAGCTACAGCTTTTAgaattgtgtgtgtgtatgCGTGGGGTGGGGTGGGGATATGCCATTTGCTTAGTTAAGCTTATACTTGCACGATTGTCATGCCGGTGGCCGGTCTCATCATTCCTTCACCGAACGACTGTCCAAATGGGTTTCTCCCTCAACGAAAACTTAAAACAGCTTTGTGTCAGGGGCTTCTGCTAAGTAAGATACTAAGATGCCATTTTATTAGCAATTTGTTTTCCTTTGGGAGAGTTATTCTGGATAGTTTCACTGTTATTAATAACTGCCCAAGACATTGTTTCCGGGATAAGGTTGTTTGTGAGAGTTACTGTTAAAATCGCCCAACTCTCAAGAccctctaattttttttaatgagcGCTGGGTCATTAGCAGGTACATGAAAATCTTGTAGACTATACTTGATCTCTGATCTTGAACACTGTGCTCCAAAGACTTTCACGTTAAACTAGCTGACGATCTGCACTtttatacaaagtattaaaatttCTGTTTGGATGATCAACCTTGGTAGTTTGTAGTACATATTCCTCACCCAAATATAGCCTGTATTGTGAATATTTGTAGAATTAAAAACTGTATTTTGATTGTAATATTTGATGTTTGTTTTCAACTGCTAGGTTTCTCATTTTGTACTCAAGGAAGATTCTACAGATAGTGAACGCTCGAGTCTTATTGAGGTATTTCCCATCATTAAGTCACCCGAAATTAAAAGAAGCAAAGAGCAGTTTGTTAAGCAAGGCCATTATGGGCTGTACGGCTTTAGTTTAATGTTACTCACCTctgttttttgttgtttttgcaGTTGGTGGATTCTTACATAAGTGATGAACGTTTGGGATTTGCGGAGCCAGCTCCAGGAGTGGAGCTGTATCTGTGTCCCCCGCGCACAAAAACAGTTGATATGATAATCAATCATCTTCCTAAGAGTTACACTGAGAAACTAATTAATATTGATGATGGCCTAATTGGAATTGTTGTATGGAGAAAAGTGCAAATAACAGCACCTGTGATTTCGCCCAACTCCTTGTCTCATCAGAAACAAATGAATAAAAACCACAGTGGGGGACAAAACGCTGTAAATGATGATAGGAACAGGAATAATCCTGGTTTTACCCCTAGAAGTGTACCCCCTCCCCCTGTTCCCTCGAAGCCCCACCAACCTGATGAAGACGATGATGTGCCTCCCGGATTTGGTCCTCCGGGTCACCGGGAGGATGATGATTTACCGGAGTTCAACTTCTCTGGGGGGCCCACATCTCTCCCTAAACCGAATCCTGTCCCGGGGCATGGGGCAGTTTCTCAGCATCATAATCTAGTGTGTGCCCCGGCTCGGCAGGTTGACCAAATGAGAGAATTGATCCAGAAATATGGACAAAATGGTatgagtggtggtggtggtggaagaaTACCCACAGAGCCATGGAATGACGATGACGATGATATCCCTGAATGGCAACCACAAGCTACTCACACAGGACTACCAGCCCCAGTCCCAGCACCCCAACCTATGCAGAATCCTGCATTGGCTACACATTACCCGACATACCAGCGGCCTCATTGGCCTCCAGTTGGTCAGCCTATCCAGCCTCTTCAGCCACCGATGAGTGTGCAGCAACAAGGAATATGGTGGCCTTATGGCGCCAACAATGTAGGAAGTTTACCTAGTGGACAGTTTAATGGGGCCCCACCTGGTTCTACTCACTTGGCCAGGGATTGGAGATCCAACAATGGCGCCAATAGTCAGGGTTATTGAGCTCTATTTTCACATGTAAATAATAAGGGTTTTTGTTATTTTCCATCCTAGTTTTAGACATGTTGCTCGTCTATAGACCATACACATAGACAATTAGACATAGGTTTATCTTGTATTTCCTTTTAGTGGGTTGTACAACTGAGCAGTTTTTTCTCTTCTCAGATACTTGTAGCTTTCGTCTGGTTAACTCAAATAGACGTCACCTCCCCAATATTCTCTTATGTGATAGCATACAGAACACCATAACCCACATCTAGTTTTGAATAATGGGTTAGGAAGTATGTAGCAAGAATGCAAGTGTTTGTATGTCATTCCGTATCGAATGAATTACACACTCTTTCGAGAAATCTACATAGGATCACTGAAGGTGCATTCTAATCAAATTATAACACCTTATTTAAATAACTTTTAGGCCTActtagttcagataagtttttataaatttaataaGGCCAATAAATATCATATAAATTCCAATAAAATCTAGATGTAGGGCCTTCGTTTAAATACCAAAAGAATAAATTACTTGCATGAAATTCCATTGGCATTTTGCATTCACGTCTTAAAGGTATAAGTTCAAAGGGAATGTACTCAATTACTTGGATCACCTCTCTAAGGCTATATTTGCCTTTTTGAAAAGTTGACCTCTGATTAGCTATAAACTAAAACGGAATTGTTAGTCTCATTAGAGCTATTATTTATATACATAGGGACTCCATAAAAAGGAAACATCACGTTTGCACAATCGAATTAATTGGACTCATGTTCTTGTACACATATACTCTATTTTTGATGATATTGACAAATCATTATTATATTGAATCTTAACAAGGGCTTATGGACAGTCGTTAGAAAAACCATGATTAGACTAGGCAAATGTCCCTATTAAAAGAACAACTGTTACGCGATAAGTTGAAAAATAGTGCAATATGCACTAAAATTGACTTGttttagaaaaaaataaataaattatggaGCAAGTATACCTTTACTATCAACAGATTTATATCCTAGAATGTAAGATTTAAAAAAATTGTACCTTTGTTTCCTCGTAATTTTTGATGTGAGTAAAATACATTATGAGAGAGATGTGGAGCTTTCGAAAAACTCAGTAAAGAAAATGTATGTGATTTGGGAAGAAATATGTTAACAAAAAAATGAATATGCTTAGAAATCAGAAATCAGAAATCAGAAACTTTACAAGCTACATGTTAAATTGATCAAGTATTCATATATCCTAACTTAGAACaaaatggtatatatattattatatacAAGATGATCAGCTGTTAAACGCAGTCTTTAAGGCCTTTTTCTGTTCAGATGTGAGTTTGTTAGGGAACTTGACTTCAAACTTGATTCTTAAATCACCTATATTTTTAGGATCTTTTGGAATAGGCATTCCTTCTTTGGCAACTACAAGCTCATAATCTGGAGTAATCATATCTCTGACAGGTATTGAGAGTGTACGACCATCCAATGTTGTAACCTTCACTGTAGTTCCTCCAATTGCTTCAGCCAAAGTTACTTTGTGAGTCATTATTAAGTCGTTGTTGTCTCTGATGTACAAGTCATGAGGCTTCTCATCAATTACAAATACTAAGTCTGCTGGAAGCTGATTTGGTTGTTCATTTCCTTTATCTGTAAATGTGATCTTTGTTCCCTTTTTCCATCCCGGCTTTACTTCTATTGTTAGTATTTCTGTTTCAGGTACTTTACATCTGATTCAGTAAAAGGATCAAATTAACAACCTAAACACATTTATACACTTAGATAGAAAAAgtaaaagtaaaagtaaaagtaaaagtaaaagGTATACCCATTGGCATCAATGACTGTTCTTGAGATCTTCATCTTTCGAGTGGATCCAGAATAGAGTTCTTCAAGAGTGCAAGGCAACTTA
This sequence is a window from Spinacia oleracea cultivar Varoflay chromosome 1, BTI_SOV_V1, whole genome shotgun sequence. Protein-coding genes within it:
- the LOC110776742 gene encoding uncharacterized protein isoform X1; this translates as MKSRGRRNLKKMVVELGAQVDRNASDDDLKKAYRKLAMRWHPDKNPTFKTEAEAKFKQISEAYEVLSDEQKRQFYDQHGEEGLKDIPPPGSGGGSPYGSNKTGFNPRSAEDIFAEFFGTSPFEFGSSPSVGRSNKKHSYSDGGTENMYRTNSETTTLKKPPPIENKLPCTLEELYSGSTRKMKISRTVIDANGCKVPETEILTIEVKPGWKKGTKITFTDKGNEQPNQLPADLVFVIDEKPHDLYIRDNNDLIMTHKVTLAEAIGGTTVKVTTLDGRTLSIPVRDMITPDYELVVAKEGMPIPKDPKNIGDLRIKFEVKFPNKLTSEQKKALKTAFNS
- the LOC110776742 gene encoding uncharacterized protein isoform X3, with product MRWHPDKNPTFKTEAEAKFKQISEAYEVLSDEQKRQFYDQHGEEGLKDIPPPGSGGGSPYGSNKTGFNPRSAEDIFAEFFGTSPFEFGSSPSVGRSNKKHSYSDGGTENMYRTNSETTTLKKPPPIENKLPCTLEELYSGSTRKMKISRTVIDANGCKVPETEILTIEVKPGWKKGTKITFTDKGNEQPNQLPADLVFVIDEKPHDLYIRDNNDLIMTHKVTLAEAIGGTTVKVTTLDGRTLSIPVRDMITPDYELVVAKEGMPIPKDPKNIGDLRIKFEVKFPNKLTSEQKKALKTAFNS
- the LOC110776742 gene encoding uncharacterized protein isoform X2 codes for the protein MGVDYYNILQVDRNASDDDLKKAYRKLAMRWHPDKNPTFKTEAEAKFKQISEAYEVLSDEQKRQFYDQHGEEGLKDIPPPGSGGGSPYGSNKTGFNPRSAEDIFAEFFGTSPFEFGSSPSVGRSNKKHSYSDGGTENMYRTNSETTTLKKPPPIENKLPCTLEELYSGSTRKMKISRTVIDANGCKVPETEILTIEVKPGWKKGTKITFTDKGNEQPNQLPADLVFVIDEKPHDLYIRDNNDLIMTHKVTLAEAIGGTTVKVTTLDGRTLSIPVRDMITPDYELVVAKEGMPIPKDPKNIGDLRIKFEVKFPNKLTSEQKKALKTAFNS